The following are encoded together in the Mesoterricola sediminis genome:
- a CDS encoding CBS domain-containing protein, with protein sequence MTDMKRILDGKGYSFFFVPPEAKVIEAIRLMDQKKVGFLLVMDGERTEGVFSERDVVKLMGRTGPSVLDRPVSDVMVTEVYHVHLNTSVDECMGLMSERGIRHVPVMDGSMVVGIVSIRDIVREVVADREIVIKGLENYIESVEHRS encoded by the coding sequence ATGACCGACATGAAGCGCATCCTGGACGGCAAGGGCTATTCGTTCTTCTTCGTCCCGCCCGAGGCGAAGGTCATCGAGGCCATCCGCCTCATGGACCAGAAGAAGGTCGGCTTCCTCCTCGTCATGGACGGCGAGCGCACCGAGGGGGTCTTCTCCGAGCGCGACGTGGTCAAGCTCATGGGCCGCACCGGCCCCTCCGTCCTGGACCGCCCCGTCAGCGACGTCATGGTGACGGAGGTCTACCACGTCCACCTGAACACCAGCGTCGACGAGTGCATGGGCCTCATGAGCGAGCGCGGCATCCGCCACGTCCCCGTGATGGACGGCAGCATGGTTGTGGGCATCGTCTCCATCCGCGACATCGTCCGCGAGGTGGTGGCCGATCGCGAGATCGTCATCAAGGGCCTCGAGAACTACATCGAGAGCGTCGAGCACCGCAGCTAG
- the pgi gene encoding glucose-6-phosphate isomerase, whose protein sequence is MDKRTAPLTESKAWKALQDHFAEIRGLHLRELFAGDPARGEAFTLEAAGLFLDYSKNRVTARTLELLADLARERGVGDRVEAMFTGRRINVTEGRAVLHTALRAPRGASVEVDGRNVVPAVHEVLDRMAAFAGAVRSGEWKGFTGMPIRAVVNIGIGGSDLGPAMVCEALRAYATRDIEFRFVSNVDATDFCEATRDLDPRTTLFIVSSKTFTTQETMANARSARAWCLRALEDEAAVARHFVAVSTDAAKVAAFGIDTANMFGFWDWVGGRYSLDSAIGLSTMIAVGPDRFRELLEGFRAMDEHFRTAPVERNMPMILGLLGIWYADFFEAPTVAVLPYDHYLRRFPAYLQQLIMESNGKSVTLDGEAVGAPTSPVYWGEPGTNGQHSFYQLIHQGSHLIPCDFIAFARSLNPLDGHHAMLLSNVLAQAEALAFGKTSAEVAAEGASPALVPHRTFPGNRPSNVILAERLTPAVLGALVALYEHMVFVQGAVWGINPFDQWGVELGKELSRRILPELEAGTEPALAHDGSTNALIRRLRRLAAH, encoded by the coding sequence ATGGACAAGCGCACCGCCCCCCTCACCGAGTCGAAGGCCTGGAAGGCCCTCCAGGACCACTTCGCGGAAATCCGCGGCCTCCACCTGCGGGAACTCTTCGCCGGGGACCCCGCCCGGGGCGAGGCCTTCACCCTGGAGGCCGCCGGGCTGTTCCTGGACTACTCCAAGAACCGGGTCACCGCCCGGACCCTGGAGCTGCTCGCGGACCTGGCCCGGGAGCGGGGCGTGGGCGACCGCGTCGAGGCCATGTTCACGGGGCGGCGCATCAACGTCACGGAGGGCCGGGCCGTGCTCCACACCGCCCTCCGGGCCCCCCGGGGCGCCTCGGTCGAGGTGGACGGCCGGAACGTCGTCCCCGCCGTCCACGAGGTCCTGGACCGGATGGCCGCCTTCGCCGGGGCCGTGCGGAGCGGCGAATGGAAGGGGTTCACCGGGATGCCGATCCGCGCCGTGGTGAACATCGGCATCGGGGGCAGCGACCTGGGCCCCGCGATGGTCTGCGAGGCCCTGCGCGCCTACGCCACCCGGGACATCGAGTTCCGGTTCGTCTCGAACGTGGACGCCACCGACTTCTGCGAGGCCACCCGGGACCTGGACCCCCGGACCACCCTCTTCATCGTCAGCAGCAAGACCTTCACCACCCAGGAGACGATGGCCAACGCCCGCTCCGCCCGGGCCTGGTGCCTGCGGGCCCTGGAGGACGAGGCCGCCGTCGCGCGGCACTTCGTCGCCGTGAGCACCGACGCCGCCAAGGTGGCCGCCTTCGGCATCGATACGGCGAACATGTTCGGGTTCTGGGACTGGGTCGGGGGACGCTACTCCCTGGACTCCGCCATCGGCCTCTCCACCATGATCGCCGTGGGCCCGGACCGGTTCCGCGAGCTCCTCGAAGGCTTCCGGGCCATGGACGAGCATTTCCGCACCGCCCCCGTCGAGCGCAACATGCCCATGATCCTGGGCCTCCTCGGCATCTGGTACGCCGACTTCTTCGAGGCGCCCACCGTCGCCGTCCTCCCCTACGACCACTACCTGCGCCGGTTCCCGGCCTACCTCCAGCAGCTGATCATGGAGAGCAACGGCAAATCGGTGACCCTGGACGGGGAGGCCGTGGGCGCGCCCACCAGCCCCGTCTACTGGGGGGAGCCGGGCACCAACGGCCAGCATTCCTTCTACCAGCTCATCCACCAGGGCAGCCACCTGATCCCCTGCGACTTCATCGCCTTCGCGCGCTCCCTGAACCCGCTGGACGGCCACCACGCCATGCTCCTCTCCAACGTGCTGGCGCAGGCCGAGGCCCTGGCCTTCGGCAAGACCTCCGCCGAGGTCGCCGCCGAGGGCGCCTCCCCGGCGCTGGTGCCCCACCGGACGTTCCCGGGCAACCGCCCCTCCAACGTGATCCTGGCCGAGCGCCTCACCCCCGCCGTCCTCGGCGCCCTCGTGGCCCTCTACGAGCACATGGTCTTCGTCCAGGGCGCCGTCTGGGGCATCAATCCCTTCGACCAGTGGGGAGTGGAGCTCGGCAAGGAGCTCAGCCGCCGCATCCTGCCCGAACTGGAGGCGGGAACCGAGCCCGCCCTGGCCCACGACGGCTCCACCAATGCCCTCATCCGCCGCCTCCGGCGCCTCGCCGCCCATTGA
- a CDS encoding DUF2461 domain-containing protein: protein MAKGFFTPALFGFLAELRAENSREWFQANKARFERDVREPMLAFIAAFGEPLAGISPRFAADPRPAGGSMFRIVRDTRFSRDKSPYKTNIGAQFRHRDCPRDAHAPAFYLHLEPGGCFGGGGSWHPDPAALARIRARIAAKPQEWKALAKAGIEVAGDSLVRVPAGFDPAHPLAEALKMKDFYALTPFSQREVCAPDFLDRYAETCRGNAPLLKFLAKALDLPF from the coding sequence ATGGCCAAGGGCTTCTTCACGCCGGCGCTCTTCGGGTTCCTCGCGGAACTGAGGGCCGAGAACAGCCGGGAATGGTTCCAGGCGAACAAGGCCCGCTTCGAACGGGACGTGCGGGAGCCCATGCTGGCCTTCATCGCCGCCTTCGGCGAACCCCTCGCCGGGATCAGCCCGCGGTTCGCGGCCGACCCCAGGCCCGCGGGCGGCTCCATGTTCCGGATCGTCCGGGACACCCGCTTCAGCCGGGACAAGAGCCCCTACAAGACCAACATCGGGGCCCAGTTCCGCCACCGGGACTGCCCGCGGGACGCCCACGCGCCGGCCTTCTACCTCCACCTGGAGCCCGGCGGCTGTTTCGGGGGCGGCGGCAGTTGGCACCCCGATCCGGCGGCGCTGGCCCGCATCCGGGCGCGGATCGCCGCCAAACCCCAGGAATGGAAGGCCCTGGCCAAGGCGGGCATCGAGGTGGCCGGGGACAGCCTCGTCCGGGTCCCCGCGGGCTTCGATCCCGCCCATCCCCTGGCGGAGGCCTTGAAAATGAAGGACTTCTACGCCCTGACCCCCTTCAGCCAGCGGGAGGTCTGCGCCCCGGATTTCCTGGACCGCTATGCGGAGACCTGCCGGGGGAACGCCCCGCTCCTCAAGTTCCTGGCCAAGGCCCTGGACCTGCCCTTCTGA
- a CDS encoding methyltransferase domain-containing protein, with the protein MSWNPDSYLRFAEPRLRPALDLLARADLTDPGVIVDLGCGTGHLTRRLAERWPQARVTGVDSSAAMLGKAAEGGPGPEWVLADLATWQPAAPVDLLVSNAALQWLPDHGTLLKRLMGHLAPGGVLAVQMPDNYEASSHVRVAEAAALGPWAPRLAHLHGPRPVASRFFYYEVLSPLAAEVDIWGTEYLHVLEGADPVMNWVRGTSLRPYLDALEGAERAAFEAQVTWRLASAYPQRPDGTTLFPFKRLFLVARKAAD; encoded by the coding sequence GTGTCCTGGAACCCCGACTCCTACCTGCGGTTCGCCGAACCCCGCCTGCGCCCCGCCCTGGACCTGCTGGCCCGCGCCGACCTGACGGATCCGGGCGTCATCGTGGACCTGGGCTGCGGCACGGGCCACCTCACGCGACGCCTGGCGGAGCGCTGGCCCCAGGCCCGGGTCACGGGCGTGGACAGTTCGGCGGCCATGCTCGGCAAGGCGGCGGAGGGCGGGCCGGGGCCCGAATGGGTCCTCGCGGACCTCGCCACCTGGCAGCCCGCGGCGCCCGTGGACCTCCTCGTCTCGAACGCCGCCCTCCAGTGGCTGCCGGACCACGGGACCCTGCTCAAGCGGCTCATGGGCCACCTGGCCCCCGGCGGCGTCCTGGCGGTCCAGATGCCCGACAACTACGAGGCCTCCTCCCACGTGCGCGTGGCCGAGGCGGCGGCCCTGGGCCCCTGGGCCCCGCGCCTCGCCCACCTCCACGGGCCCCGGCCGGTCGCGTCCCGCTTCTTCTACTACGAGGTGCTCTCCCCCCTGGCGGCGGAGGTGGACATCTGGGGCACGGAGTACCTCCACGTGCTGGAAGGCGCCGACCCCGTCATGAACTGGGTCCGGGGCACCTCCCTGCGGCCCTACCTGGACGCCCTGGAAGGGGCGGAGCGGGCCGCCTTCGAGGCCCAGGTCACCTGGCGCCTGGCCTCCGCGTACCCTCAGCGGCCCGACGGCACCACCCTCTTCCCGTTCAAGCGCCTCTTCCTGGTGGCCCGCAAGGCGGCGGACTGA
- a CDS encoding MarC family protein, which yields MDLASFASAILVLVLVTDPLGNIPIVIPLLRRVDPARRRRVIIREVAFATAILLFFALFGQRVLRLMHLSDTSLGIAGGVILFLVALRMVFPHPEGQEGTPDHGEPFLVPLAIPFIAGPSAIATVLLMVSGDPHRLPHWLAATVVAMSVSAVVLGSAERIAAFLGEKVTLAFERLMGLVLTAIAVEMLLNGIEKFVRQLRMG from the coding sequence ATGGACCTCGCCTCCTTCGCCTCGGCCATCCTCGTCCTCGTCCTGGTGACCGATCCCCTGGGGAACATCCCCATCGTCATCCCCCTCCTGCGCCGCGTGGACCCCGCGCGCCGGCGCCGGGTGATCATCCGCGAGGTGGCCTTCGCCACGGCGATCCTGCTGTTCTTCGCCCTCTTCGGCCAGCGGGTGCTGCGCCTCATGCACCTCTCCGACACCTCCCTGGGCATCGCCGGCGGCGTCATCCTCTTCCTGGTGGCCCTGCGCATGGTCTTCCCCCACCCCGAGGGCCAGGAGGGCACCCCCGACCACGGCGAGCCGTTCCTGGTGCCCCTGGCCATCCCCTTCATCGCCGGCCCCTCGGCCATCGCCACCGTGCTCCTGATGGTCTCCGGGGACCCGCACCGCCTGCCCCATTGGCTCGCCGCCACCGTCGTGGCCATGTCCGTCTCCGCGGTGGTCCTCGGTTCGGCGGAGCGCATCGCCGCCTTCCTGGGCGAGAAGGTCACCCTCGCCTTCGAGCGCCTCATGGGCCTTGTCCTCACCGCCATCGCCGTGGAGATGCTCCTCAACGGCATCGAGAAATTCGTCCGCCAGCTCCGGATGGGGTAG
- a CDS encoding TonB family protein, translating to MLEFRTSTLCGLLLAWPGWAGPSPEPPARPKAVYSAPIPEIKAVALQSFHNLAHPDNKVRALSNYMAVQPRIEDEKQVYFKDYVELMSEKGDIFFYDILFATDKATGVIRFRIEEAVESRCPDFATPKNTRTKCPSHGKHPAVGNFYKVSNSRIFHPGKNPDYPFLARYFTVSKEVTVKIHLDAAGTPTRYDIVQGHPLLNQAVMDYARQCRFSPATINDAPIASAQTLVLPFRVKPQPGPAAPTAASEPRVTGDTRDSAYGKAVDLWRQGDHAAASALFGRIHRLDPDFRLTRFYLALDALDRDQQKTAWDLLKAFSATQGASGASEDRLARDAARVMLEALGDGSRLTDRAGTVQGIPLT from the coding sequence ATGCTGGAATTCCGGACATCCACCCTTTGCGGGCTGCTCCTGGCCTGGCCAGGCTGGGCCGGCCCGTCGCCGGAACCGCCCGCGCGCCCGAAGGCGGTCTATTCGGCCCCCATCCCGGAAATCAAGGCCGTCGCCCTGCAGTCCTTCCACAACCTGGCCCACCCCGACAACAAGGTCAGGGCCCTGTCCAACTACATGGCGGTCCAGCCCCGGATCGAGGACGAAAAGCAGGTCTATTTCAAGGATTACGTGGAACTGATGTCCGAGAAGGGGGACATCTTCTTCTACGACATCCTGTTCGCCACCGACAAGGCGACGGGGGTCATCCGCTTCAGGATCGAGGAAGCGGTCGAATCCCGATGCCCGGACTTCGCCACGCCCAAGAACACCCGGACGAAATGCCCCAGCCACGGGAAGCACCCCGCAGTTGGGAATTTCTACAAGGTGTCCAATTCCAGGATCTTCCATCCCGGAAAAAACCCCGACTACCCCTTCCTGGCCAGGTATTTCACCGTGTCCAAGGAGGTCACCGTCAAGATCCACCTCGACGCCGCCGGGACACCGACCCGCTACGACATCGTCCAGGGCCACCCCCTGCTGAACCAGGCCGTCATGGACTACGCAAGGCAATGCCGGTTCTCGCCCGCCACGATCAACGACGCGCCCATCGCCTCCGCGCAGACCCTGGTGCTCCCGTTCCGGGTCAAGCCCCAGCCCGGTCCCGCAGCCCCCACGGCGGCGTCGGAACCCCGCGTCACCGGCGACACCAGGGACAGCGCCTACGGGAAGGCCGTCGACCTGTGGAGGCAGGGCGATCATGCGGCGGCCTCGGCCCTGTTCGGGCGCATCCACCGCCTGGACCCCGACTTCAGGCTGACCCGTTTCTACCTGGCCCTGGACGCCCTGGACCGGGACCAGCAGAAGACCGCCTGGGATCTGCTGAAGGCCTTCTCCGCCACCCAGGGCGCATCGGGCGCCTCCGAGGACCGGCTTGCCAGGGACGCGGCGAGGGTCATGCTCGAGGCGCTCGGCGACGGGTCGCGCCTGACGGATCGCGCCGGGACCGTCCAGGGGATCCCCCTGACCTGA
- a CDS encoding tyrosine-type recombinase/integrase — MVKRKKVGFTVDDVEAFPPKEKQYELPTPGCHGLYLRVMPSGEKSWSYRYSILGKSRRVSLGLWPELTCDGAMSKADALRIDVRDGKDPRGEEKTRASLDLTMEKLAERFEEHIETLKPRTQAQYRYYIKKWITPRLGTFLVRLIGLVHLQDFKRSFKGKHRTANLCMAVVSVMLGWAEEQGLRPPGSNPAKAVKRFPVTVRHRFLDPSEIGKILDAMDKWKGPLYPIAAIRLLLLTGARRSEIRMIRWKDVDETMGVADLPDHKTISRGDRTLYLPQEAVDIIKSLPQNHLSEFVFAGEGKDGTIGSSLDHAWRKIREDAGLPDVPLHSLRHTWASLGLVEGLTLSQVGANLGHSSPTTTQKYSHLAAAAGKTNAEKVAAAIKRPKAIG; from the coding sequence ATGGTTAAGCGGAAGAAAGTCGGGTTCACGGTGGACGATGTCGAGGCGTTCCCCCCCAAGGAGAAGCAGTACGAATTGCCGACCCCTGGATGCCACGGCCTCTATCTCAGGGTCATGCCATCGGGGGAGAAAAGTTGGTCCTACCGATATTCGATTCTCGGGAAATCGCGTCGCGTTTCCCTGGGGCTCTGGCCAGAGCTGACATGTGACGGCGCGATGTCCAAGGCTGACGCTCTCCGCATCGACGTCCGGGATGGCAAGGACCCCCGCGGCGAGGAGAAGACCCGAGCATCCCTTGACCTCACCATGGAGAAGCTGGCCGAGCGTTTCGAGGAGCATATCGAGACCCTGAAACCTAGGACTCAGGCCCAGTACAGGTATTACATCAAGAAGTGGATCACGCCTCGCCTTGGAACATTTCTGGTAAGGCTCATCGGGCTGGTCCATCTCCAGGATTTCAAACGGTCGTTCAAGGGCAAACACCGGACGGCGAATCTATGCATGGCCGTAGTATCTGTGATGCTTGGGTGGGCAGAGGAACAAGGGCTGCGCCCCCCAGGGTCGAACCCGGCCAAGGCGGTCAAGCGTTTCCCCGTGACTGTCCGGCATCGCTTCCTGGACCCCTCTGAAATCGGGAAGATCCTGGATGCCATGGATAAATGGAAAGGGCCACTCTATCCCATCGCGGCCATCCGTCTTCTCCTCTTGACAGGCGCCCGGAGGTCTGAAATCCGGATGATCCGTTGGAAGGATGTGGACGAGACGATGGGGGTAGCCGATCTCCCCGACCACAAGACCATTTCAAGGGGTGATCGCACGCTCTATCTCCCCCAGGAGGCGGTGGACATCATCAAGTCATTGCCACAAAACCATCTGTCTGAATTCGTGTTCGCCGGGGAAGGGAAAGACGGAACCATTGGGTCCAGCCTTGATCATGCATGGAGGAAGATTAGGGAGGATGCTGGGCTTCCGGATGTGCCTCTGCACAGCCTGCGCCATACATGGGCGTCCCTTGGGCTGGTTGAGGGCCTAACGCTTTCGCAGGTTGGGGCCAACCTGGGGCATTCGTCACCAACCACGACACAAAAATACAGCCACCTTGCGGCGGCTGCGGGAAAGACGAATGCCGAAAAGGTGGCGGCTGCGATCAAGAGACCGAAAGCAATCGGTTAG
- a CDS encoding helix-turn-helix transcriptional regulator, with protein sequence MGAVRCTSSHPNRVTISPCLGFRGYERFHGSSRVTPKSYSTTQRPRAPITASDTQPHPGSTMNPTSQVLNPKAAAVYLGVSIDMLYEWRRFGNGPRYLIWGRRTIRYRVSDLDAWLASQPTAGNIAEANRLLSVS encoded by the coding sequence ATGGGGGCAGTCAGGTGCACCTCCAGCCATCCCAACCGCGTGACCATCAGCCCATGCCTCGGCTTCAGGGGATACGAGCGATTCCATGGCAGCTCCAGAGTCACCCCGAAATCCTACTCCACAACCCAGCGGCCCAGAGCCCCGATAACCGCATCCGATACCCAGCCCCATCCAGGATCAACCATGAACCCCACCTCACAAGTCCTCAACCCCAAAGCAGCCGCTGTTTACCTTGGGGTATCGATCGACATGCTCTATGAATGGCGCCGATTCGGAAATGGGCCTCGGTACTTGATTTGGGGCCGGAGAACTATCAGATATCGCGTTTCCGATCTGGACGCATGGCTGGCCAGCCAGCCCACAGCCGGTAACATCGCAGAGGCTAACCGATTGCTTTCGGTCTCTTGA
- a CDS encoding DUF5131 family protein, with product MAKPLHIAVSPLTNRIFPGHWGQDAPRRMRVDAASREAMRYERQAVAMGTRFRVFTNSMADFFEDRRDLDADRAKALEVMFRTPHLDWLILTKRPEAILGLLKRAERETDSTGCSDWIRRWLGWGQNRPIPPTNVWLGTTVEDQERANQRIPYLLRVPSAVRFLSCEPLLGPVDLTRLGSGLDALKPRLITSNGAFLQHPDPRVPSSGGTWAYGLDWVICGGESGPHARPMHPGWARGLRDQCAAARIPFLFKQWGEWVPEDQEPWSGKRCERCCPWPEDRTSAAKVGKHLAGRVLDGIEHNGYPTAQATA from the coding sequence ATGGCCAAGCCCCTTCACATCGCCGTTTCCCCTTTGACCAATCGCATCTTCCCCGGGCATTGGGGGCAGGACGCGCCCCGGCGCATGCGGGTGGACGCCGCCTCCCGGGAGGCCATGCGTTACGAGCGCCAGGCCGTGGCCATGGGCACCCGGTTCCGCGTCTTCACGAACTCCATGGCCGACTTCTTCGAGGACCGCAGAGACCTGGATGCCGACCGGGCTAAGGCCCTGGAGGTGATGTTCCGGACCCCCCACTTGGACTGGTTGATCCTCACCAAACGGCCCGAGGCCATCCTGGGCCTGCTCAAACGGGCCGAGCGCGAAACCGATTCCACTGGATGCTCCGACTGGATCCGGCGCTGGCTTGGGTGGGGCCAGAATCGTCCCATCCCCCCGACCAACGTCTGGCTTGGCACAACCGTGGAGGACCAGGAACGGGCCAACCAGCGGATCCCATACCTGCTCCGGGTTCCATCCGCCGTGCGGTTCCTGTCCTGCGAACCCCTTCTGGGTCCGGTGGACCTGACGCGCCTGGGCTCTGGGCTCGACGCGCTGAAACCCCGGCTCATTACCAGCAACGGGGCTTTCCTCCAGCACCCCGATCCCAGAGTCCCCAGCTCGGGCGGAACCTGGGCCTATGGCTTGGACTGGGTGATCTGTGGTGGCGAGTCCGGACCCCACGCCCGTCCCATGCACCCAGGCTGGGCCAGGGGACTGCGCGACCAGTGCGCTGCCGCCAGAATCCCCTTCCTGTTCAAGCAGTGGGGGGAATGGGTGCCGGAGGACCAGGAACCATGGAGCGGGAAGCGATGTGAGCGTTGCTGCCCATGGCCCGAGGATAGGACCAGTGCGGCGAAGGTCGGCAAGCACCTTGCTGGTCGCGTCCTGGACGGCATCGAGCACAACGGATACCCCACCGCCCAGGCCACGGCCTGA
- a CDS encoding DUF6011 domain-containing protein codes for MPICMRCHRSLKDPQSIDRGFGPHCWALIQQETTELFQGWDEYQTSDALSEKGIA; via the coding sequence ATGCCCATCTGCATGAGGTGCCACCGCTCCCTCAAGGACCCCCAGTCCATTGACAGGGGCTTTGGCCCTCATTGCTGGGCTCTCATCCAGCAGGAAACCACGGAGCTATTCCAGGGCTGGGATGAATACCAAACGTCTGACGCGCTGTCAGAGAAAGGGATCGCATGA
- a CDS encoding DNA cytosine methyltransferase has protein sequence MKAIDLFAGAGGFSEGARQAGLDVVWAANHWKLACDVHEANHGIKPKCQDLHQADWTQVPAHDIMLASPSCKGHSKARGKDRPHHDAQRATAWAVVSAAECHRPRAIVVENVPEMAEWVLFPAWCSALEALGYTLSAEILCASRFQVPQFRERLFIVAARKRFVFPPVPTTDAVPIRTVLDLDGGEWLPWEASKRIAMGVAPFEPKPMARILAGRKRHGDRPFWVPYFGPTSMGGALTSLSGPSPRTTATGS, from the coding sequence GTGAAGGCCATCGATCTCTTCGCAGGGGCCGGGGGCTTCTCAGAGGGTGCCCGTCAGGCAGGCCTGGATGTGGTATGGGCCGCCAACCACTGGAAGTTGGCCTGCGACGTCCACGAGGCCAACCACGGGATCAAGCCCAAGTGCCAGGATCTCCACCAGGCCGACTGGACCCAGGTCCCCGCCCACGACATCATGCTCGCCTCCCCGAGCTGCAAGGGCCACTCCAAGGCCAGGGGGAAGGACCGTCCCCACCACGACGCCCAGAGGGCCACCGCCTGGGCTGTGGTGAGCGCCGCGGAGTGCCACCGCCCCCGCGCAATCGTGGTGGAGAACGTCCCCGAGATGGCGGAATGGGTGTTGTTCCCGGCTTGGTGCTCCGCCCTGGAGGCCCTGGGCTACACCCTGAGCGCGGAGATCCTGTGCGCTTCCAGGTTCCAGGTCCCCCAATTCCGGGAGCGCCTGTTCATCGTGGCCGCGCGAAAGCGGTTCGTCTTCCCCCCGGTGCCCACGACCGACGCTGTCCCCATCCGGACGGTGCTGGACCTTGATGGGGGAGAATGGCTCCCCTGGGAGGCTTCCAAGCGGATTGCGATGGGGGTTGCTCCGTTCGAGCCCAAGCCCATGGCCCGTATCCTGGCTGGGCGGAAGCGCCACGGTGACCGCCCGTTCTGGGTTCCCTACTTCGGGCCAACGTCAATGGGTGGAGCGTTGACCAGCCTATCTGGACCATCACCACGCACGACCGCTACCGGCTCGTGA
- a CDS encoding HNH endonuclease signature motif containing protein, with translation MDKVVRFQAKVMVNPDTGCWEWQGSKVRGYGQFWDEGKLVLSHRFAYVNWVGPVPEGKELDHLCRNRACCNPSHLEPVTRKENMQRAPVNLPKPFCLHGHPQTPENVRYCFRRGDYRRVCKVCASIQDKEYRKHYVRKSRAKNRSSE, from the coding sequence GTGGATAAGGTCGTCCGATTCCAGGCCAAAGTGATGGTGAATCCAGACACGGGATGCTGGGAGTGGCAAGGCTCAAAAGTAAGAGGCTATGGCCAGTTTTGGGATGAGGGGAAGCTGGTCCTGTCCCATCGATTCGCCTACGTGAACTGGGTCGGGCCTGTGCCAGAGGGGAAGGAACTCGACCACCTGTGCAGAAACCGGGCATGCTGCAACCCCTCTCATCTTGAACCCGTGACCCGCAAGGAGAACATGCAGCGGGCTCCGGTCAACCTTCCCAAGCCGTTCTGCCTCCATGGGCATCCACAGACACCCGAGAACGTGAGGTATTGCTTCCGCCGTGGCGATTACCGGCGCGTGTGCAAGGTATGCGCCTCGATTCAGGACAAGGAATACCGGAAGCACTACGTCAGGAAATCCAGGGCAAAGAACAGGAGTTCCGAATGA
- a CDS encoding lambda exonuclease family protein: protein MKPFIERIINVEQGSDEWKKARAGRVTASRISDILAKGKNGAEPACRRDYKMQLACEILTGVPQEDTFYSKDMQWGNEQEPYARAAYAAAEGVLVDVVGMTIHPKSDRCAASPDGLVDWDGKSSPKRIVQFKCPKTATHIGYIEAGVVPSDYRPQMYWELACTGAEVNDFASFDPRLPENIQLFIVPLPRDEQEIQRIEREVDVFLDEVDILVAKLRKLGQEEPQEGSAA from the coding sequence GTGAAGCCCTTCATCGAGCGCATCATCAACGTGGAGCAGGGCTCCGACGAGTGGAAGAAGGCCCGCGCCGGGCGCGTCACCGCCAGCCGGATCAGCGACATCCTCGCCAAGGGGAAGAACGGAGCCGAGCCGGCCTGTCGCAGGGACTACAAGATGCAGTTGGCCTGCGAGATCCTCACCGGGGTCCCCCAGGAGGACACGTTCTACTCCAAGGACATGCAGTGGGGCAACGAGCAGGAGCCTTATGCCCGCGCCGCCTACGCGGCTGCCGAGGGCGTCCTGGTGGACGTGGTGGGCATGACCATTCATCCCAAGTCCGACCGCTGCGCCGCCTCCCCTGATGGCTTGGTGGATTGGGATGGGAAATCCTCCCCCAAGCGCATTGTGCAGTTCAAGTGCCCCAAGACCGCCACCCACATCGGCTACATCGAGGCCGGTGTGGTTCCCAGCGACTACAGGCCCCAGATGTATTGGGAGCTTGCCTGCACCGGGGCCGAGGTCAACGACTTCGCCAGTTTCGACCCCCGCCTTCCGGAGAACATCCAGCTTTTCATCGTCCCTCTTCCCCGCGACGAGCAGGAGATCCAGAGGATCGAACGGGAAGTTGACGTGTTCCTTGACGAGGTTGACATCCTCGTCGCCAAGCTCCGCAAGCTGGGCCAGGAAGAGCCCCAGGAAGGGAGCGCCGCCTGA